The Saccharolobus shibatae B12 genomic interval TAAGGGAATTTCCTGCAAAGCACAACAATTTATATCTTAGTGACGACGCTATCTAAAGGTTAGACATTTATCCGCTAATCTTATCAAATTATGGAGATAAAAAATAAAAGTAAGTACAAAATAAAATAGTGTATGGGAGAGTCTAGTAAGAAATATGCAACAGATTTAATTGTAGATATACTTAAGGAGTTTAACATAGAATATGTAGTTGCCAACATAGGTTCGTCTTTTAGAGCATTATGGGAATCTTTAGTAAATTATGGAAACGGTAGGCCACAATTACTTAGTGTACCTCATGAAGAGATAGCCGTAGGTATAGCCCATGGCTATGCTAAAGTAACTAAAAGGCCTATTGCCGTTTTGCTTCATGATACTGTAGGATTACTTCACGCTACAATGGCAATTTACAATGCTTGGTGTGATAGAGTTCCCGTAATATTGATATGTGCAAATGGTCCATTAGACATTAAAAGAAGAAGGCCTTGGATAGATTGGGCTCATACTACTTTACTACCTAATAACATCATACGAAATTATGTGAAATGGGATGATTACGTAACATCACTGGAATCGTATATTCAATCATTTATTAGAGCTTATAATATAGCAATGGAGACCCCCAATGCCCCAGTATTTATAGGCGTTGATGTAGATGTGTTAGAAAAGGAGCCAGAGAAATTACCAGAAATTCCTAAAGCTTCCTACAATTCTACGAAGATTTATCCAGATATCTCAATGATTAAAAAGGTATATGATGAAATAAGTTCTGCAGAAAATCCATTAATAATTGTCGGAAGAATTGGACTACTTCATGAAAATATTAGTAAGCTAATAACTTTTGCTGAGCTAACCGGCTCTAAAGTAATTGATACATTAGAGTACTTTAATTTTCCCAATACTCATCCTTTAGATGCTACGTTCACAAACGCTGTACAAGAGGCGGATGTGATATTAGCCATAGACACGCTTTCGTTAGACTATTATTTATATAAAACTGATAAACTCACCAGAGATCGGAAACCTCTATTTAAACAAGATGCGAAAATATTTGTAATAGGTAATTATCTAATAAATTCCTGGTCATATGATTATGGAGATTTAATTCCAGCTCAGAGTATAAAATCTGACTCAGATACAGCTTTGGAAGCACTACTTAGCGTAGCATCTACTAAGTTAATTAAAAAAGATGTAATTAATGAAAGAATTCAGAAAGCAAAAGAGATTCACAACGAATTAAGAAAATCGTGGTTAAATGAGGCAAAGAGCAGTTCAGGGAAGCCGATCTCTCTTTCTAAACTTAACTTGGAATTATGGAATGCGGTAAAAGAAACTGGAGTCGATTGGGTTCTCACCAGTGTAAGTCACGGAAGTGCCGTAATTTGGAATAGAAAAATTTGGGATTGGAAAAAACCAGGATGTTATATAGGCTGGTCCAGAGGTGCAGGATTAGGATATGGATTGCCAGTAGCTATAGGAGCATCCTTAGCGTTAAAGGATAAGGAAAAAATAGTAATTGATCTTCAACCTGATGGAGATCTATTGTACACTCCATCAGCCTTATGGGTAGCTTCACATGCTAGATTACCATTACTTGTAGTCATGTATAACAATAGAGCATATTATAATGATGCTGACCACAATGCCCTAATTGCCAAAACGAGGAATAGAGATAGTGAAAAGGCATTTAGAGTCGGGGGTGAAATTAAAGATCCTATAATAGATTTTGCCACACTAGCCAGAAGCTTTGGCTTAGCTGGAATTGGACCAATAGAAGATAGTGGAAATCTTCTAGAAGTTTTTAAAGAAGCTATAAACACGATAAAGGAAAAGAAAATTCCAGTATTATTGGATATAATTACTTCAACACCGTGATTTAGGCCTTTCTTAAATTAACGTATCTTCAGAAAGGCGTTATACCATTCTATTAATTATCATGTGAAGAAAATATATGAATTGATTATCGTACTTATACGGTATAAATGGGTAATTAGGAAGAAGAGAGATTTAATTTAATTAAGGAGTAAAGTTTAAATATATAGGCAAGAAAGAAAAGTTATGTTAAGTAAACCTGATGAGTTAAAAGATACCATAATAGTAGATGCTGAGGCACATTTAATGGAAAGTCCTGAAGAGTATCAAGATTATCTAGAAAAACCTTACAGAATACCGATGATAGTTAAGGATGTAGTTACTAATACCAGGTATTTAGTGGTTGATGGAAAACTAGTTCCAAGGCCCTTTGGTTTTGGAGGAGGTATGATATTAGGGAATATAGATCACGCCAGAAATCCATATTGGGGTGCTAACAACCCTAAATTAAAGGCTAAGGGGTTTTCCCTTGACGATATCGAAGGAAGATTAAGAGATATGGATCAAATGGGTATTGATATCCAAATAGTAGCTTGTACCAATTGCCTTTCAATCCCTAACATTAAGGATAGAAATTACGCAAACGCATTAGCTAAGGCTTACAATAATTATGTTAGTGATAAATTAAGAGAAATTGAAGATAGAAGAATATTGGCTAGCGCAATCGTTCCATTACAAGATGTCGATTTGGCAATTAAGGAGCTTGAGAGAGCAAAAGAGTTAGGATTTAAGAGCGTAGTTGTCCCTCCTTATGTATCAAACGGAACTTATATTGCGTCTAAGCCAATATGGGAAGAGGAGTTTTTCAAATTCTTTGAGAAAGTTGCGCAATTAGATATGATACTGATAATTCACCCTACTGGAGCTACTAACGAATCCCCATTTGCATTTCAATTCTATAATTGGTACTACGTTAGAAGTATTGCATTTCCGTTCTCTAATATGGCAACTTTAACCGGGTTAGTTGGAGAAGGTATTTTTGAGAGATTATCTAAGTTGAAGGTATGCTTTGCAGAATCTGGAGGTAGTTGGTTACCTTATTGGATATGGTGGCTTGATGAGACTATAGAGCATGGTGCATTGAGAAAGTATTTTAAAGATAGGTTTGGAATAGATCCTTATCCTAATTTAAAGAAGTTGGCCTCAGAATATCTTCAGCAAGGTAATATATACGTCAGTTTAGAGTCAGATGAGCCTCCAGAGCTAGTGAGATATCTGGTTGAAAAGTTAGGAATGGAGAATAACTTGCTATTTGGAACCGATTATCCTCATGTATCAGATATAGAATACTTTCCTGATGAAATATCGGTATTTATAGAAAATGTAGCAAAGCCAGCAAATTTAGCGTTAAACCAAATAAGAAAGGTTCTAGGGGAAAATGCAGTAGAATTATTTAATTTAAGGTAAGGGATAATTTTTTAAGCTAAATTGTAATTATAACATCTTGTATGGCTCCAGTAAAAAAGGTCAAGCTATGTAATATCAGTGATGTAAATGAGGGCGATATTAAAGGATTTAGAATAGAAAATAGGAGTTTAATTGTAATAAAAGTTAAGAACAAAATTTATGTTTATGACGCATTATGTACTCATAGAAACTGCAATTTAGCTAGAATGGGAATACTAAAGGATAATAAAATAGTTTGTACATGTCATGAATCGGAGTTTGATATTGAAACCGGAAAACCAGTAAACGGCTTAGCCAGGAAGCCTTTAACAAAATATGAATTTGTAATCGAGGATAATACGATCAGTGTAATAATACCTTAATCTTTACAATCATAGGTAATTTTTTAAATGTTCACAGATACGATCTTTCTTAAAGCTTATTAACTTGAAAATTATCAGATATTTATGGCAAAGGAGCTAAGTAGAGAACTGACTAGAGTAACTGCATTATCGGCATTTGGAACTGTAGTAGAATGGTACGATTTCTTCATAATAGCGTCAGTTGCTGCTACAGTATGGCCATCACTCTTCTATCCTAAATCAGTAGCGTCTAGTGTAGGTGTTGCAGCCTCAATAGCTACATACTCTAGTGCATTTTTCAGTAGACCTATAGGCTCCATATTGTTCGGTCATTATGGTGATAAACTAGGTAGAAAGCCTATGCTAATCTGGACTTTAGGTATCACATCATTGGGTATGGTAGGACTTGCTTTAACTCCTACATATGCTGAAATAGGCTTTTTAGCTCCTATCCTTCTCTTAATCTTTAGATTAATCGAAGGAATAGGTTTAGGTGGAGAATGGGGTGGTGCGGCTTCAGTAATAACCGAGTTCTCGATGAAATCGGGTAAGGTGGGCTACTGGACTAGTTGGATTCAAGCAACCACTGCTTTTGGGATAGTAGCTTCAATAATAGGCACTCTAATACTTCGCCAAATATTGCCACCTATAGGTTTTATCAATTATGGTTGGAGAATACTCATAGGAGTTGGAGCAGTAGCATTAGTTATAGGAGCAATAATTAGGTATTACATATTTGAAAGCCCTCAGTTCCAAAAAATACTTAGAGAAGGCCAAGTAGCAAAAGCACCAATATCATTAGCTTTTAAAATCGACTGGAAGAAGATAGTTCTAAGTGGACTATGTTGGCCCTTTATAGTTACATTAGTCGCAATAGAAATGTATCCAACAGGATTAAGTTATATGTTACAACTTAAGGCTAGCGTATTTATAGCTTACTCTGCAATTTTAGTAGGTAATTTAATACAAGCCTTAGCTATTATCTTAGGGGGTATTCTTAGTGATAGAATAGGTCAAAGAAAACTTATCCTACTAATATCTAACATATTATCTATAATAGCTTCAGTTACATTCTTTCCGCTATTAAATCTTGGAGATATAGTATGGTTTATGATTGCATACTCATTTCTAGGTTTCAGCATCGGTTTAGGTTTCGGTACTGTCGCAGCACTATTAACAGGATTATACCCTACGAGATACAGATATACCGCTTCCGGTTTTTCGTTCCAGTTAGGTGGAGTTATAGCTGGTATTTATTCATCTCTTCTATTACCTACTGCAATTTTAGTTTCTCATGGGCTAGTAAAGGCTTGGCCTTTAATCGAGATTTTAGCGGTATCTGTTTGTGTAATTTCCTTAGTTACTAACTTGTTACTGAAAGAAACTGAGGTCAAGGAATAAGGAATGGCTGTGTAAATTTACGTTAATCTTTTTTCCTTATAAAACATAAACATCTATTGTCTAAACAAATTTTTCACTACTTCACTGATTTTCGCGCACTATCTAATAGTCTCAAACGCTTAATAATTTTCTTGCAAACAAAGCTTTATTATACGCTTATATAAAGATAAAATTAATGACCAAAGATTCAGTTATAGTAGATGTTCATTCACACATATATACTAAAAGTTATGTAAATATTCTAGAAAAATACGGAATGTTAAGTAGACTTTCAGAAGATACAGTGAAAATAGGTAAAGGGAAAAGAACGGCATTAATTGGTAGTGCCATAATTGATATGGATAAAAGATTGAAGGAGATTGAAAAATTTGGTTTTATTACATATCAAATACTTAGTATCTCAAGACCTTGGACTTATTTTTTACCAGAGCAAGAGGAGATAAAAACGGCAAGAAGTATAAATGATGAGATTGCAGAGATCATTAATAAATATCCATCTACTTTTGGAGGCTTAGGTACCCTTCCTTTAAATAGTGACATAAACTATACTATTGAAGAAGCGGAAAGGGCTGTCAAAGATTTAGGTTTGAACGGATTTATAATAGGGACTGGTATAGGAGATGGCACAATAGATTTACCTAAATTCGAGCCATTATTGGAAGTCATATCGAAACTGGATGTACCAATATTTCTTCATCCAGGGAGCATGGCTTTAGATAAGATAATAAGTGAAGATTATAGAACCGGGGAATTAGTAAACTACTTATTTGAAACCACACATGTGCTATCACGTATAATTCTAAGTGGTATTCTAGATAAATATAAACTTAAAATTGTTGCTGCACATGGAGGAGGATATATAACATATCAATTTGGAAGATTAGATAGGGGATATGAAATTTATCCAGAGATAAAGGAAAAAATAAAAAAGAAGCCTAGTGAGTATTTAAAGGAAATATATTATGATTCAATAGTCTTCAGCAAAGAAGCATTAGAACATCTAATAAGATTTGCGGGAAAGGAACATGTAATGTTCGGTACCGATTATCCCTTTAAAATATCTGATCCAGTAGGTATGAAAAAATTACTAGAGTCCCTAGATCTTACAGAAGATGAGCTTGAACTAATATATATGAAAAATGCAAAAAAATTATATAAATTAAAATTATAAAAATTATGTGGATATCTTCGCTAAGTCCGCATTTTTCGTTTCTCTAGAAAGTAATGTAGCTATAAATGATATTAATGATACCCCAATAGTAGCAAGAACTATTATTTCTATCGAATTTATGATTCCTCCTAATGAGGCAATTAAAGATGTGTAGATGAAGGATATAGTA includes:
- a CDS encoding amidohydrolase family protein, with product MLSKPDELKDTIIVDAEAHLMESPEEYQDYLEKPYRIPMIVKDVVTNTRYLVVDGKLVPRPFGFGGGMILGNIDHARNPYWGANNPKLKAKGFSLDDIEGRLRDMDQMGIDIQIVACTNCLSIPNIKDRNYANALAKAYNNYVSDKLREIEDRRILASAIVPLQDVDLAIKELERAKELGFKSVVVPPYVSNGTYIASKPIWEEEFFKFFEKVAQLDMILIIHPTGATNESPFAFQFYNWYYVRSIAFPFSNMATLTGLVGEGIFERLSKLKVCFAESGGSWLPYWIWWLDETIEHGALRKYFKDRFGIDPYPNLKKLASEYLQQGNIYVSLESDEPPELVRYLVEKLGMENNLLFGTDYPHVSDIEYFPDEISVFIENVAKPANLALNQIRKVLGENAVELFNLR
- a CDS encoding MFS transporter; translated protein: MAKELSRELTRVTALSAFGTVVEWYDFFIIASVAATVWPSLFYPKSVASSVGVAASIATYSSAFFSRPIGSILFGHYGDKLGRKPMLIWTLGITSLGMVGLALTPTYAEIGFLAPILLLIFRLIEGIGLGGEWGGAASVITEFSMKSGKVGYWTSWIQATTAFGIVASIIGTLILRQILPPIGFINYGWRILIGVGAVALVIGAIIRYYIFESPQFQKILREGQVAKAPISLAFKIDWKKIVLSGLCWPFIVTLVAIEMYPTGLSYMLQLKASVFIAYSAILVGNLIQALAIILGGILSDRIGQRKLILLISNILSIIASVTFFPLLNLGDIVWFMIAYSFLGFSIGLGFGTVAALLTGLYPTRYRYTASGFSFQLGGVIAGIYSSLLLPTAILVSHGLVKAWPLIEILAVSVCVISLVTNLLLKETEVKE
- a CDS encoding Rieske (2Fe-2S) protein — translated: MAPVKKVKLCNISDVNEGDIKGFRIENRSLIVIKVKNKIYVYDALCTHRNCNLARMGILKDNKIVCTCHESEFDIETGKPVNGLARKPLTKYEFVIEDNTISVIIP
- a CDS encoding amidohydrolase family protein — protein: MTKDSVIVDVHSHIYTKSYVNILEKYGMLSRLSEDTVKIGKGKRTALIGSAIIDMDKRLKEIEKFGFITYQILSISRPWTYFLPEQEEIKTARSINDEIAEIINKYPSTFGGLGTLPLNSDINYTIEEAERAVKDLGLNGFIIGTGIGDGTIDLPKFEPLLEVISKLDVPIFLHPGSMALDKIISEDYRTGELVNYLFETTHVLSRIILSGILDKYKLKIVAAHGGGYITYQFGRLDRGYEIYPEIKEKIKKKPSEYLKEIYYDSIVFSKEALEHLIRFAGKEHVMFGTDYPFKISDPVGMKKLLESLDLTEDELELIYMKNAKKLYKLKL
- a CDS encoding thiamine pyrophosphate-binding protein yields the protein MGESSKKYATDLIVDILKEFNIEYVVANIGSSFRALWESLVNYGNGRPQLLSVPHEEIAVGIAHGYAKVTKRPIAVLLHDTVGLLHATMAIYNAWCDRVPVILICANGPLDIKRRRPWIDWAHTTLLPNNIIRNYVKWDDYVTSLESYIQSFIRAYNIAMETPNAPVFIGVDVDVLEKEPEKLPEIPKASYNSTKIYPDISMIKKVYDEISSAENPLIIVGRIGLLHENISKLITFAELTGSKVIDTLEYFNFPNTHPLDATFTNAVQEADVILAIDTLSLDYYLYKTDKLTRDRKPLFKQDAKIFVIGNYLINSWSYDYGDLIPAQSIKSDSDTALEALLSVASTKLIKKDVINERIQKAKEIHNELRKSWLNEAKSSSGKPISLSKLNLELWNAVKETGVDWVLTSVSHGSAVIWNRKIWDWKKPGCYIGWSRGAGLGYGLPVAIGASLALKDKEKIVIDLQPDGDLLYTPSALWVASHARLPLLVVMYNNRAYYNDADHNALIAKTRNRDSEKAFRVGGEIKDPIIDFATLARSFGLAGIGPIEDSGNLLEVFKEAINTIKEKKIPVLLDIITSTP